In Paenibacillus sp. BIC5C1, a genomic segment contains:
- a CDS encoding M14 family metallopeptidase, translated as MELQWIIVHQGDTLSRIAAANHMTRELLAALNPETASQPYLLTGQMLRITPGTGRRYAVQPGEKVANIAFRFGLIEEELREANPEIASIPEWCGRCIHIPDSNGKTIVKLQGEYGYREMNRDIGLLEKKYPFIEIGSIGSSVMGKDLPYLRLGQGPRHIHVNASVHANEWLTTAVLMRFIEEYANAYSTHTPWHQFQTERWMQETTLWAVPMVNPDGVELVQEGVVNDHPHAEELLAWNAGRSHFTHWKSNIRGVDLNDQFPAYWEEEAARRGITTPGPRDYAGTAPLSEPEAWALAQWTEQHSFDAVVSLHSQGQEIYWNYRDLEPKESAPLSRRLARASGYKAVKLGGSDAGYKDWFIQKFRKPGFTVEVGLGVNPLPMDQFDDICVEVGMLLAELLSHREY; from the coding sequence ATGGAGCTGCAATGGATTATTGTTCATCAGGGAGATACCTTGTCGCGTATTGCGGCAGCGAACCATATGACCAGGGAGTTACTGGCCGCTCTCAACCCGGAAACAGCGTCCCAGCCCTATTTGCTGACAGGACAGATGCTGCGCATTACGCCAGGAACTGGGCGCAGGTACGCAGTACAACCGGGAGAAAAAGTGGCCAATATTGCATTTCGTTTTGGACTGATTGAAGAAGAATTACGCGAGGCCAATCCAGAAATAGCGAGCATTCCGGAATGGTGCGGACGATGTATTCATATTCCGGATTCAAATGGAAAAACTATCGTCAAGCTGCAAGGAGAGTATGGTTACCGTGAAATGAATCGTGATATCGGTTTGCTGGAAAAGAAATATCCATTTATCGAGATTGGCTCGATAGGCAGTAGTGTCATGGGCAAGGATTTGCCTTATCTGCGTTTGGGTCAAGGACCCAGACATATTCATGTTAACGCATCTGTTCATGCGAATGAGTGGCTGACAACGGCGGTTCTGATGCGGTTCATTGAAGAATACGCCAATGCCTACAGCACACATACGCCGTGGCATCAATTCCAGACGGAACGCTGGATGCAGGAAACCACACTGTGGGCTGTGCCCATGGTCAACCCGGATGGAGTTGAATTGGTGCAAGAGGGCGTGGTCAATGATCATCCCCATGCAGAAGAGCTGCTGGCATGGAATGCCGGACGCTCCCATTTTACGCATTGGAAGTCCAATATTAGGGGAGTAGACCTTAACGACCAATTTCCGGCTTATTGGGAGGAAGAGGCAGCCAGAAGAGGGATAACGACTCCAGGGCCCAGAGATTATGCAGGAACGGCGCCTTTATCGGAACCAGAGGCGTGGGCACTTGCACAGTGGACCGAGCAGCATTCATTTGATGCCGTCGTTTCACTGCACAGCCAGGGACAGGAAATTTATTGGAACTACCGAGATTTGGAGCCAAAGGAGAGTGCCCCGCTGTCACGCAGATTGGCAAGGGCTTCAGGGTACAAGGCAGTTAAGCTGGGTGGAAGTGATGCGGGGTACAAAGATTGGTTCATTCAGAAGTTTCGGAAGCCTGGCTTCACGGTAGAAGTGGGACTCGGAGTCAACCCGCTGCCTATGGATCAGTTCGATGACATCTGCGTAGAGGTTGGCATGCTGTTGGCTGAATTATTATCACATCGAGAGTATTAA
- a CDS encoding DUF1450 domain-containing protein translates to MANDIRVCEKCNHIRLKSIVAKLEKMAPDTEIKIGCKSYCGPCAKRAFVFINGRYISAPSEEEVLAKVAKFVK, encoded by the coding sequence ATGGCTAACGATATCCGCGTATGCGAAAAATGTAATCATATCAGACTAAAATCGATTGTGGCCAAGTTGGAGAAAATGGCTCCGGATACGGAGATCAAAATTGGTTGCAAATCGTATTGTGGTCCTTGCGCGAAGCGTGCTTTTGTCTTCATCAACGGTCGGTACATCAGTGCTCCGTCAGAAGAAGAAGTGCTTGCAAAAGTAGCGAAATTCGTGAAGTAA
- a CDS encoding aldo/keto reductase yields MTKHITDCTILNNGVTMPWLGFGTYRAKGKEVQQAVETALEVGYRSIDTASVYGNEEEVGQAIASSGIARNELFVTTKLWNEDQGFDSTLRAFEASQKALGLNVIDLYLIHWPGRDQYKETWRAFERLYSEGSVRAIGVSNFEVHHLRDIIDEGGTVPAVNQVELHPGLIQQELQDFCGEQGIQLEAWSPIMRGKLNKESALKSLAQKYGKTPAQVILRWDIQNQIVTIPKSVTPERIRENADIFDFELTPDELKLIDALDSDKRTGPHPDQLFWD; encoded by the coding sequence ATGACAAAACATATTACAGATTGTACGATTCTGAACAACGGCGTGACGATGCCATGGCTGGGATTTGGGACCTATCGAGCAAAAGGTAAAGAAGTACAACAAGCAGTGGAGACTGCATTGGAAGTTGGATATCGTAGCATTGATACGGCGTCCGTCTATGGAAATGAAGAGGAAGTGGGACAGGCTATAGCGAGCAGTGGTATTGCCCGTAATGAGCTGTTTGTAACAACAAAGCTGTGGAATGAGGACCAAGGGTTTGATTCGACTTTGAGAGCATTTGAGGCCAGTCAGAAGGCGCTTGGATTAAATGTCATTGATCTATACTTAATTCATTGGCCTGGCAGAGACCAGTATAAAGAGACGTGGAGAGCATTCGAACGTCTATATAGTGAAGGAAGCGTACGTGCCATTGGTGTAAGTAATTTTGAAGTACACCATCTGCGCGATATCATAGATGAAGGTGGGACGGTACCTGCGGTGAATCAGGTGGAACTGCATCCAGGTCTGATTCAACAGGAGCTGCAGGATTTCTGTGGGGAGCAGGGTATTCAATTGGAGGCGTGGAGCCCCATTATGAGAGGTAAACTGAACAAGGAATCGGCCTTGAAAAGTCTGGCACAGAAATACGGAAAAACACCGGCACAGGTTATTCTGCGCTGGGATATCCAGAACCAAATCGTGACGATTCCGAAATCGGTTACCCCTGAGCGGATTCGTGAGAATGCGGACATCTTTGATTTTGAATTGACTCCTGATGAGCTGAAACTAATTGATGCGCTGGATTCGGATAAACGGACGGGACCACATCCGGATCAGCTATTTTGGGATTGA
- a CDS encoding DsbA family oxidoreductase, which yields MNIEIWSDFMCPFCYIGKRRLENVLAQFPHRDDVKLQFKSFELDPNAELNSGKTNAEYLAAKYNMSVEQARGMNAQMNANARTAGLEYNIDEMIPTNSFSAHRLTHWAETQGKMLELSERLFQAIFIEGKHVGNTDVLIQLAEEVGLDRNAAAEVLSSNQFADQVRADQAEGEQLGIRGVPFFVFDRKFAVSGAQPDEVFLDAIQKAWDERSPFTMVESNTTDTDGSGVCTEDGCEVPQPDQSK from the coding sequence ATGAATATTGAAATATGGTCCGACTTTATGTGTCCTTTCTGTTATATTGGCAAACGTCGTTTGGAGAATGTACTGGCACAATTCCCACACCGCGATGATGTGAAATTACAGTTCAAAAGTTTCGAACTCGATCCAAATGCTGAATTGAACAGTGGCAAAACCAACGCGGAATATCTCGCTGCCAAATACAATATGAGTGTGGAGCAGGCACGTGGCATGAATGCACAGATGAACGCCAATGCTCGTACAGCTGGACTGGAATACAACATTGATGAGATGATTCCTACCAACTCTTTCTCTGCTCACCGGCTGACCCATTGGGCAGAAACACAAGGAAAAATGCTTGAACTGAGCGAACGATTATTTCAAGCGATTTTCATTGAAGGCAAACATGTCGGCAATACCGATGTACTGATCCAGTTAGCTGAAGAAGTCGGTCTGGACCGCAATGCCGCAGCAGAAGTCTTGTCAAGCAATCAATTCGCAGACCAAGTGCGTGCTGACCAGGCCGAAGGCGAACAGTTAGGCATCCGGGGTGTGCCGTTTTTCGTATTTGATCGCAAGTTCGCTGTATCTGGCGCTCAACCGGATGAAGTGTTCCTTGACGCTATTCAGAAAGCTTGGGACGAGCGTTCCCCTTTCACCATGGTAGAGTCCAACACCACTGACACAGATGGCAGTGGAGTGTGCACAGAAGACGGCTGCGAGGTTCCGCAACCGGATCAATCCAAATAA
- a CDS encoding cytidine deaminase: MTSHPDQFNIEQKLFEEAANFVKHRYPQGWGGAAAVYTESGSLLISVAPEVINDATHLCMETGAYLEAHKLNERVTHSICVARDDEYSAFKVLTPCGVCQERLFFWGEDVKAAVYDPDGTLIYKRLDEIQPYHWTKAYRDK, from the coding sequence ATGACGTCACATCCAGATCAATTCAATATTGAACAAAAGCTGTTCGAAGAAGCAGCAAACTTTGTCAAACATCGCTACCCTCAAGGGTGGGGTGGGGCGGCTGCCGTTTATACTGAATCTGGCTCGCTGTTAATCAGCGTAGCTCCAGAAGTGATTAATGACGCCACACACTTATGTATGGAAACAGGAGCCTATCTGGAAGCACACAAATTAAACGAGCGTGTCACCCACTCGATCTGCGTGGCACGTGACGATGAGTACTCGGCATTCAAGGTCCTCACCCCTTGTGGTGTGTGCCAAGAACGACTGTTTTTCTGGGGAGAAGACGTGAAAGCTGCCGTATACGACCCGGATGGCACTTTAATTTACAAGAGATTGGACGAAATTCAGCCTTACCATTGGACCAAAGCATACCGGGATAAATAA
- a CDS encoding LTA synthase family protein — protein MFVTKPTRGLTPRGLLSHPLTLYLIFLVLMLLKLMWLHHNLHAYNITMGLLDKVIAIGSLLLLSFWTWWLPRRGMIISLVMLNLLLTALIYADMVYYRYFQDFLTIPVLMQARQVDALGDSIATLIYASDLWFFVDWLVVIPYAAILLFSKRNRRGDYSAYSNGLNSYSSNSRKTTMRRRLTAGSIALVLGLGLAVGPIYFYSKTWAKGLFDNNWWNVSMYNVTGLLAFHGYDLYNYAKDQLGSGPEVDPADLEQAEAYFANRQQADPPKDVMFGKYKDSNVIIVQGEAFMNFMIGQSIGGQEITPHFNELMKESQYYSHFYHQTGQGRTSDADFGANISLHPLSVGSAFVRYADHSYDSLPSILKDHGYSTNVFHAYESGFWNRYTMYQNMNYDKFYSKNDFEQDDPLGWSLSDDSFFRQSVEKMSSEVAEPFYSFLITLSSHHPYALPQDKQQLDVGEFKGTMFGNYLQSVHYVDSALGNMVEDLKNRGLWDKTIFMFYGDHDNSIKEQPQYEKFLGRSLTDLDMEQIMNEVPLLVHLPDGAAAGTIDEPAGQLDVTPSVLHLLGISDQSYYHMGNDVYNGSSRMVVLRSGAFTDGSLFYIPSDDYIYDSGSCYDLSTGTKTDINACRPAHEEATKRLHVSDTVNTFDLISRFREQQASDSES, from the coding sequence ATGTTTGTCACTAAGCCAACACGCGGCCTTACGCCGCGCGGGCTTCTGAGTCATCCACTTACGTTATATCTTATTTTTCTTGTACTCATGCTGCTCAAATTAATGTGGCTTCACCACAATCTGCACGCCTACAACATTACGATGGGGCTTCTGGACAAAGTGATTGCCATCGGTTCGCTGCTGCTTCTGTCCTTCTGGACCTGGTGGTTGCCTCGCCGGGGCATGATTATATCACTCGTTATGCTCAATCTGCTGCTCACTGCACTGATTTATGCGGATATGGTTTATTATCGCTACTTTCAGGATTTTTTAACGATTCCTGTGCTGATGCAAGCCAGACAGGTCGACGCTTTGGGAGACAGCATCGCTACGCTAATCTACGCCAGTGATCTGTGGTTTTTCGTCGATTGGCTGGTGGTTATCCCATATGCAGCAATCCTTCTTTTCAGCAAACGTAACCGTCGGGGAGATTACAGCGCATATTCGAACGGGTTAAACTCTTACTCATCAAACTCCCGCAAAACAACCATGCGTCGTCGACTCACCGCAGGTAGCATCGCCCTGGTGTTGGGTCTGGGGCTCGCGGTTGGTCCGATTTATTTTTATAGTAAAACCTGGGCAAAAGGGTTGTTCGATAACAACTGGTGGAACGTATCCATGTACAATGTTACCGGACTCCTTGCTTTTCATGGCTATGATCTGTACAACTATGCCAAAGACCAGCTTGGCTCTGGACCGGAGGTCGATCCTGCCGATCTCGAACAGGCGGAAGCTTATTTCGCCAACAGACAACAGGCAGATCCACCGAAGGATGTGATGTTTGGCAAGTACAAAGACAGCAATGTAATCATTGTCCAAGGTGAAGCCTTCATGAATTTCATGATTGGCCAGAGCATTGGCGGACAGGAAATTACGCCTCATTTTAACGAGCTGATGAAGGAAAGCCAGTACTACAGTCACTTTTATCATCAGACAGGTCAGGGACGGACATCGGATGCCGACTTTGGAGCCAATATTTCATTGCATCCGCTGTCGGTTGGATCCGCATTTGTCCGTTACGCAGACCACAGTTACGATTCCCTGCCTTCTATCTTGAAGGATCATGGTTATAGTACGAATGTATTTCATGCCTATGAGAGCGGATTTTGGAATCGTTATACGATGTATCAGAATATGAATTATGACAAGTTTTACAGTAAAAATGATTTTGAACAGGATGACCCGCTTGGCTGGTCGCTCTCCGATGATTCCTTTTTCCGCCAATCGGTTGAGAAAATGAGCAGTGAGGTTGCAGAACCGTTCTATTCATTCCTTATTACGCTCAGCAGTCATCATCCATACGCGTTGCCCCAGGATAAACAGCAGCTGGATGTCGGGGAATTCAAAGGAACGATGTTTGGCAACTATCTGCAATCCGTTCATTACGTGGATTCTGCGCTCGGTAACATGGTGGAAGACCTGAAAAATCGGGGATTGTGGGACAAAACGATCTTCATGTTCTATGGGGATCACGATAATTCCATCAAGGAGCAGCCTCAATATGAGAAATTTCTCGGACGTTCGCTGACTGATCTGGATATGGAGCAGATTATGAACGAAGTGCCTTTGCTCGTGCATCTGCCTGACGGAGCCGCGGCGGGAACGATTGACGAGCCTGCCGGACAACTGGATGTTACACCTTCCGTACTGCATCTGCTGGGGATATCAGATCAATCCTACTACCACATGGGCAACGATGTGTACAACGGTTCCTCCCGCATGGTGGTATTGCGCAGCGGTGCATTTACAGATGGCTCCCTGTTCTATATTCCTTCGGATGATTACATCTATGACAGCGGATCCTGTTACGATCTGTCTACAGGCACCAAAACGGATATTAATGCTTGCCGACCTGCTCATGAGGAAGCAACGAAACGACTGCATGTGTCAGATACGGTTAATACGTTTGACCTGATCTCGCGTTTTCGCGAGCAGCAAGCGTCTGATTCCGAATCCTAA
- a CDS encoding THUMP domain-containing class I SAM-dependent RNA methyltransferase: protein MAQLQLIATSAMGLEAVVARELKQLGYEDVTIDNGRVFFTGDYIDICRCNLWLRSSDRVLIKMGEFPATTFDELFEGTKALPWEEWIPADGEFPVEGRSHKSQLSSVPASQGIVKKAIVEKLKLTYDTEWFPEDGSRYVIEVILLNDRALLTLDTTGPGLHKRGYRKLVTEAPLKETLAAALIQLSRWNVSRPFYDPCCGSGTMLIEAAMIGWNIAPGLRRTFNSENWAVIPEELWEQAREEAFDAVRDDIPLQISGSDIDPEAIEVAQAAIKSAGFAKDIEVSVLPAHRARPQGEYGVIITNPPYGERLSEEKEVQKLLRSLGRSYLDLPTWSFFAITSTKSFEEDFGHKADKRRKLFNGRIETQYYQYLGPLPPRNKTPQQ from the coding sequence ATGGCTCAATTGCAATTGATTGCGACCTCGGCGATGGGACTCGAGGCTGTTGTCGCCCGGGAACTGAAGCAACTGGGGTATGAGGATGTTACGATCGACAATGGCCGGGTTTTCTTCACTGGAGATTATATTGATATCTGCCGGTGTAATCTGTGGCTGAGAAGTTCCGATCGGGTGTTGATCAAAATGGGTGAATTCCCGGCGACAACGTTCGATGAATTATTTGAAGGTACCAAAGCATTACCTTGGGAGGAATGGATTCCAGCCGATGGCGAATTTCCGGTAGAAGGTCGCTCCCACAAGTCTCAGCTGAGCAGCGTGCCTGCATCACAAGGGATCGTGAAGAAAGCAATCGTAGAGAAACTGAAGCTGACTTATGACACGGAGTGGTTCCCAGAGGATGGGTCTCGTTATGTGATTGAGGTCATTCTGTTGAACGATCGGGCTCTGCTTACGCTGGATACAACTGGACCTGGTCTGCACAAACGTGGTTATCGCAAACTGGTAACTGAAGCTCCGCTCAAAGAAACGCTTGCTGCGGCGCTTATTCAGCTCAGTCGCTGGAATGTATCCCGCCCCTTCTATGATCCATGTTGCGGATCAGGTACAATGCTGATTGAAGCCGCCATGATCGGCTGGAACATTGCACCAGGACTGCGTCGGACCTTTAACTCCGAGAACTGGGCTGTCATTCCTGAAGAATTGTGGGAACAGGCGCGCGAAGAAGCATTTGACGCGGTTCGCGACGATATTCCATTGCAAATTTCGGGCAGTGACATCGATCCGGAAGCCATTGAAGTTGCGCAGGCAGCAATCAAGAGTGCCGGCTTCGCCAAGGATATTGAAGTCAGCGTCCTGCCAGCTCATCGTGCAAGACCACAGGGTGAATATGGTGTCATTATTACCAACCCTCCATATGGTGAACGTTTGAGTGAAGAGAAAGAAGTACAGAAGCTGCTTCGTTCTTTAGGGCGCAGTTACCTCGATTTGCCGACATGGTCCTTTTTCGCCATCACGTCGACCAAATCGTTCGAGGAAGACTTCGGCCACAAGGCAGACAAGCGCCGCAAGTTGTTCAATGGACGCATCGAAACCCAATATTATCAGTATTTGGGCCCACTGCCTCCACGTAACAAAACACCACAACAATAA
- a CDS encoding O-methyltransferase has product MNLTPDEYVNQLFQEDDLLLKVKEAIRSNGMPEVSVAAAYGRLLTFLAKTSKAEAVLEIGVLGGYSGICLARGLSDGGTLTSLELKEEYAAMARGHLEEGGFGDKVEYRIGPAADSLEKLAQEGRTFDFFFIDADKENYPVYLDYAIKLARPGAVIVGDNCFLRGRTLNPDKQGPAVLAVRRFNEQMASDPRLVTTMLPDYDGLALAWVK; this is encoded by the coding sequence GTGAATCTGACCCCTGACGAATATGTAAATCAATTATTTCAAGAGGATGATCTCTTGTTAAAGGTAAAAGAAGCCATCCGATCGAACGGCATGCCGGAAGTTTCGGTTGCAGCGGCCTATGGCCGGTTGCTCACTTTTCTCGCGAAGACATCAAAAGCGGAGGCTGTACTCGAAATCGGTGTGCTGGGTGGATATAGCGGTATCTGTCTTGCTCGCGGTCTAAGTGACGGTGGAACACTGACTTCGCTGGAACTGAAAGAGGAATACGCAGCGATGGCTCGTGGTCATCTGGAGGAAGGGGGGTTTGGAGATAAGGTCGAATATCGAATCGGCCCCGCAGCCGACAGTCTGGAGAAGCTGGCGCAGGAAGGGCGTACCTTCGACTTCTTCTTCATTGATGCAGACAAAGAGAATTATCCCGTTTATCTCGATTACGCCATTAAGCTCGCGCGGCCCGGGGCGGTCATTGTGGGAGATAACTGTTTCCTGCGCGGCCGTACGCTGAATCCGGACAAGCAGGGTCCGGCTGTCCTCGCGGTTCGACGCTTCAACGAGCAGATGGCGAGTGACCCGCGCCTCGTAACAACGATGCTGCCGGATTATGATGGTCTGGCTCTGGCCTGGGTAAAATAA
- a CDS encoding asparaginase codes for MKKTSNLRPWAVWSTAALTALTISLSPIGTYAAQAATVEVSGTTSAVQAASSTPARNTTIPALSDSFKQSALPNVLVIGTGGTIAGQSEDATSFQNYKAGTLPIGEMVDALPDKQKIADVSTLQFGNSGSGSYTMADLYDLSQTVDKALAQYDSVVVTTGTDTMEEIAYFLDMTVQSDKPVVITGSMRPWTVIGSDAQANLYNAIKLAGSGRTTSFGTVLMLNDTIQLARGVTKTNDYRTDTFETPMLGAVGYIDEENIRIYRAPARALKPEGTLKPAFDLSKITKADLAKVEIAISYQEAGGEAIEGFVKGGAKGIVTSGTGAGGISRAMGQARTKAVEDGVIFVTTTRTGSGSVYGGGKGVIAGDNLSPQQARILLMLGLSFSDDFDTIKKWFETYGTPEV; via the coding sequence ATGAAAAAAACTTCAAATCTTCGTCCTTGGGCTGTATGGAGCACAGCCGCTTTGACGGCTCTGACCATTTCCCTGTCCCCCATCGGGACCTATGCAGCTCAGGCAGCTACGGTAGAAGTGAGCGGTACCACCAGTGCGGTTCAGGCCGCATCATCCACTCCGGCTCGCAATACAACCATCCCTGCTCTATCAGATTCGTTCAAACAATCCGCACTGCCTAATGTTCTGGTCATTGGAACGGGTGGTACGATTGCAGGTCAATCCGAGGATGCAACCAGCTTCCAGAACTATAAAGCCGGTACACTCCCGATTGGAGAAATGGTCGACGCCTTACCGGACAAACAGAAGATTGCAGATGTTAGCACACTCCAATTCGGAAATTCAGGTTCAGGCTCTTATACCATGGCTGATCTCTATGATTTATCTCAGACGGTAGATAAAGCTCTGGCTCAGTATGACAGCGTTGTGGTTACCACCGGTACAGATACCATGGAGGAAATCGCCTACTTCCTCGACATGACCGTACAAAGTGATAAACCCGTTGTCATTACGGGGTCCATGCGCCCTTGGACGGTTATCGGCTCAGATGCACAAGCGAATCTGTACAACGCCATCAAGCTCGCAGGCAGCGGGCGCACGACTTCATTTGGGACCGTGCTGATGTTGAACGATACCATTCAATTGGCACGTGGCGTGACCAAAACGAATGATTATCGAACAGACACGTTCGAAACCCCAATGCTTGGTGCAGTAGGTTATATTGATGAAGAAAACATTCGAATTTACCGTGCTCCTGCACGTGCCTTGAAGCCTGAAGGTACATTAAAACCGGCATTCGACCTAAGCAAAATCACGAAGGCAGATCTCGCCAAGGTTGAAATTGCGATTTCCTATCAGGAAGCTGGCGGCGAGGCTATTGAAGGATTTGTGAAAGGCGGCGCCAAGGGAATCGTAACGTCTGGTACAGGAGCAGGCGGTATTTCCAGAGCGATGGGACAAGCACGTACCAAGGCGGTGGAGGATGGTGTAATCTTCGTAACGACCACTCGGACAGGTTCAGGCAGTGTATATGGCGGAGGGAAAGGCGTTATCGCGGGTGACAACCTCAGTCCTCAGCAAGCACGCATTTTGTTGATGCTTGGCCTATCCTTCAGCGATGATTTTGACACGATCAAAAAATGGTTTGAGACTTACGGAACACCGGAAGTATAA
- a CDS encoding cytochrome P450, whose translation MNRAPRKYANYIPIRELEAVEQQLLPFQVYAELRENTPVRYDNHRECWDIFRYEDVQYVLKNPKLFSSERDRANASMLTTDPPKHKQLRDLVNQAFTPRAIEALAPRIQEIADELLTPHFSEGRMRLIDDLATPLPVIVIAELIGVPASDRQKFKDWSDALVKGARDDSDEAFQELMEEKKRNQQELASYFTAIMEEIRQRPEDDLISLLLAAEIEGEKLTAEEVVGFCILLLAAGNETTTNLITNAVRILSEQPELQQQLREHPELIPTAVEETLRYYPPIVAIGRIAKENVELNGQTIQAGEQVISWVGSANRDGGQFDQAEKFLPDRKPNRHMGFGFGIHFCLGAPLARLEARVVLQTMLRQMEDIQLVPDTVLQPIQSAFVFGVKEYPIQFKSLIHKPSDAMNQC comes from the coding sequence ATGAACCGAGCCCCCAGAAAGTATGCCAATTACATTCCGATCCGGGAGCTGGAGGCGGTGGAGCAACAATTACTTCCCTTCCAGGTGTACGCTGAACTTCGTGAAAATACTCCAGTCCGCTATGACAACCATCGAGAATGCTGGGATATTTTCCGTTATGAAGATGTGCAATATGTGTTGAAAAACCCTAAACTGTTCTCTTCTGAACGTGATCGTGCCAACGCCAGCATGCTTACTACAGATCCGCCTAAGCACAAACAACTGCGGGACCTGGTTAATCAGGCGTTCACACCTAGAGCGATCGAAGCATTAGCTCCGCGTATTCAGGAAATCGCTGATGAATTATTAACTCCGCACTTTTCAGAAGGTCGTATGCGTCTTATCGATGATCTTGCTACTCCACTTCCGGTTATCGTGATTGCCGAATTGATTGGCGTCCCTGCCTCAGATCGCCAGAAGTTTAAAGACTGGTCTGATGCACTTGTGAAGGGTGCGCGGGATGACAGTGATGAAGCTTTCCAGGAATTGATGGAAGAAAAGAAACGGAACCAGCAGGAACTGGCGAGCTACTTCACGGCCATTATGGAAGAAATACGTCAGCGACCAGAGGATGATCTGATCTCTTTGCTGCTTGCTGCGGAGATTGAAGGGGAGAAGCTAACGGCAGAGGAAGTGGTCGGATTTTGCATCTTGTTACTTGCTGCCGGTAATGAAACCACAACCAATCTAATTACCAATGCTGTTCGTATTCTGTCAGAGCAGCCTGAGCTTCAACAGCAGCTGCGAGAACACCCTGAACTTATCCCCACTGCGGTAGAGGAAACGTTGCGTTATTATCCTCCAATTGTGGCTATTGGGCGTATTGCCAAAGAAAACGTAGAATTGAACGGACAAACGATTCAGGCCGGGGAACAGGTGATATCCTGGGTAGGATCGGCCAACCGGGACGGTGGTCAATTCGATCAGGCAGAGAAATTCTTGCCTGACCGCAAGCCGAATAGACATATGGGTTTTGGGTTTGGTATTCATTTCTGTCTCGGTGCACCACTCGCACGACTTGAGGCGAGGGTTGTACTTCAGACGATGCTTCGCCAAATGGAAGATATCCAGCTTGTGCCCGATACGGTTTTGCAGCCAATTCAAAGTGCTTTTGTATTTGGCGTTAAAGAATATCCGATTCAATTCAAGAGTTTAATTCACAAGCCCTCTGACGCAATGAATCAATGTTAA